The following coding sequences are from one Arthrobacter sp. PvP023 window:
- a CDS encoding polyketide cyclase / dehydrase and lipid transport has translation MSNRYLVSRHRFIQAGPEAIFEVLATPALHSVIDGSETVKAAQPHGPERLSAGARFGMEMNMLVDYKILNTVCEFEEGRRIAWRHFFGHVWRYVLEPSTDARGVPGTLVTEQWDARQVRGKFFLRLAGYLRRHPANLDATLAKLDRYVAGSGHDADPGRVRQ, from the coding sequence ATGAGCAACAGATACCTTGTGTCCCGCCACCGCTTCATCCAGGCCGGGCCCGAGGCCATTTTCGAGGTCCTGGCCACGCCCGCCCTGCACAGCGTGATCGACGGGTCTGAGACCGTAAAAGCAGCGCAGCCTCACGGTCCGGAGCGGTTGTCGGCCGGCGCCAGGTTCGGCATGGAAATGAACATGCTGGTGGACTACAAGATCCTCAACACGGTCTGTGAGTTCGAAGAAGGCCGGCGCATCGCCTGGCGGCACTTCTTTGGCCACGTGTGGCGCTATGTGCTGGAGCCCTCCACGGACGCCCGCGGAGTCCCGGGCACGCTGGTTACCGAGCAATGGGATGCCCGGCAGGTCCGGGGGAAGTTCTTCCTTCGGCTGGCCGGCTACCTGCGCCGCCACCCCGCCAACCTGGACGCCACCCTGGCGAAGCTGGACCGGTATGTCGCGGGTTCGGGCCATGATGCTGATCCCGGCCGCGTTCGACAGTAA